The Arachis hypogaea cultivar Tifrunner chromosome 14, arahy.Tifrunner.gnm2.J5K5, whole genome shotgun sequence genome has a segment encoding these proteins:
- the LOC112740331 gene encoding UPF0481 protein At3g47200-like → MWCTKLARFSSQKFSTRKFHATAARISKWRDFMKEELQNDTKRLRTEESDKVCIYRVPTNMRQVEPKAYTPSIVSIGPCHRGAPRLQKMEILKKNLYRRLFDPNGANASKLDKAFETLEGIEDKVRSCYKEEIALESDEFLKMMLIDGSFVIQLLRDLSQQDGILQTSYLSSRWMLPVIRRDLIMLENQIPFFVLNELFDLTNTNSVSRQQQKQPRKSLKYLSLEFFYPLLQAGSETIPPCEKLDELEVDHFLHLLRYAIVKRRELKVEVEAEDQRYMIRPATELSEAGVKIKADKNPNRRLLNITFKKRPWLLTRELTIPPLYMNDHRGTVLRNIAAFEKCHKGIKPDVTTYLFFFNGLINSAEDVALLHYKGVLHHSLGCDKEVAQLINNISKEMVLDKKESYLYEVVNAANKYCGNKYARMRAWLVHNYLSGWGVGISTIGAILALYFTMIQTVYGFKDTIKDWGNYRFGSLLLEALIITPLKGVPKSMVSAAEPYKGAAGSNNCGDMRRKILNMCMEVCITE, encoded by the coding sequence ATGTGGTGTACTAAACTCGCTAGATTTTCTTCTCAGAAATTCTCCACAAGAAAATTTCATGCCACTGCTGCAAGAATCTCAAAATGGAGGGATTTTATGAAGGAAGAGTTACAAAATGATACAAAGCGTCTAAGAACCGAAGAGAGTGACAAAGTTTGCATCTACAGAGTCCCAACGAACATGCGCCAGGTTGAACCAAAAGCCTACACGCCCAGCATTGTTTCCATTGGTCCATGCCACAGAGGAGCACCTCGCCTCCAGAAAATGGAGATTCTCAAGAAGAATCTCTATCGCCGCCTCTTCGATCCGAATGGCGCCAATGCATCCAAACTAGACAAGGCTTTTGAGACCCTGGAGGGGATAGAAGACAAAGTGAGGAGTTGTTACAAGGAAGAAATCGCTCTCGAAAGCGACGAGTTCCTTAAGATGATGCTGATTGATGGATCCTTCGTCATTCAGCTCTTGAGGGACTTATCGCAACAAGATGGAATTCTACAAACAAGTTATCTAAGCAGCAGGTGGATGCTGCCAGTCATTCGCCGCGATTTGATAATGCTTGAAAACCAAATCCCGTTCTTTGTTTTGAACGAATTGTTCGATTTAACAAACACTAATTCTGTTTCGCGCCAACAACAAAAGCAACCAAGAAAAAGTCTCAAGTATCTCAGTCTTGAATTCTTTTACCCTCTGCTCCAGGCTGGCTCGGAAACCATTCCGCCTTGCGAGAAGCTTGACGAGTTAGAGGTTGATcactttcttcatcttcttcgttATGCCATCGTTAAGCGGCGCGAACTCAAAGTAGAAGTGGAGGCAGAGGATCAGCGTTACATGATTCGCCCTGCAACCGAGTTATCCGAGGCCGGAGTGAAGATCAAAGCGGATAAGAATCCAAACCGGAGGCTTTTGAATATAACCTTCAAGAAGAGACCATGGCTGCTAACTAGAGAACTCACTATCCCTCCTTTATACATGAATGATCACAGAGGAACCGTGCTTCGCAACATCGCTGCATTCGAGAAGTGTCACAAAGGAATCAAACCGGATGTAACGACCTACTTGTTTTTCTTCAACGGACTCATAAACTCAGCAGAAGATGTAGCTCTTCTCCATTACAAGGGTGTGCTTCACCATTCCTTAGGGTGCGATAAAGAGGTTGCGCAATTGATCAACAACATTTCAAAAGAAATGGTTCTTGACAAGAAGGAGTCGTACCTTTACGAAGTGGTGAATGCAGCAAACAAATATTGCGGTAACAAATATGCAAGAATGAGGGCTTGGTTGGTGCATAACTACCTTAGTGGATGGGGTGTGGGAATTTCAACAATTGGTGCGATTTTGGCACTTTACTTTACTATGATTCAGACTGTGTATGGGTTTAAAGATACGATAAAAGATTGGGGGAATTACAGGTTTGGGTCACTACTCTTAGAAGCATTGATTATTACTCCTCTCAAGGGTGTTCCAAAATCCATGGTCTCTGCAGCGGAACCTTATAAAGGAGCCGCTGGTTCTAACAATTGTGGAGATA